The sequence GGCCGACCCGAGCAACCACCTCCTCATGCACGCGGTGGGAGCAAACGTAGCCGGACAAATAGGCTCCGTACTGGCCGGAGGGATACTGCTGGCGTATCTGGGGTAGCGCGATTTTGTGATTTATACGGCGCACTCGCCGCCCGGGCGCAGCCCATCCCGCGCCCGGGCGGCGTTGTTACGTCCGCGTCGCATTTTACAAAGAAAAAAATTATGGTATTATATGGTGCAGGCTTATTTTTTATAAATTATTAACCGGGGGAACAAAAATGGACGAAAAACAATTCCAGCCGCCTTACTATTACAATGAGGAAGATGACGGCATCTCAATGCTCGACATCCTGATAATCTTGGCTGAGCGCAAGAAGATGATCATCGCTGTAACGCTTATTTTCCTGCTTGGCGGCCTCGCCTACGGCTTTTTCTTCACAAAGGCCAAATATATGGGAGAAGTTCAGGTGATGCCCGTCTCTTCCGCCATTGTCAATAAAGGTACCTACAATGTTTACGTATCGGGGAACATAATAAGCGGAATAGCCACCAGCAACGCGGCATTGGACGCCGTCATAGACAAGTTCGGGCTGCTGAAGCGCGACGACAAAAACGTCACCAGAAAACAGGCGCGCGCAAAGCTTAAAAAAGACGTCAAGGTCAAGTACGACGATAAAACCGGCGTAATATCTATCACCGCCGACGCGGACTCCCCGCAGCAGGCAGCCGACATGGCAAACTATGTTTATGACATAACAGAGAAGTCCCTCAAGGAGCTTGCGATGGTTGCCGTTGTTGACAATAATACGGCCTTGCTTGGAGAAGAACTTAGCAAAATAAAAGCCCAGGGGGGCTTTGCAGGGCTGGACACTAAAACTGACGATGGAATGGCGAGGATAGTCGAACTCTATTCGACGCTCACTCAGTACGACGACAGCAAACAGCTCAAAAACAAAACGCCGGTAGTTCTTCAGCTCATAGCGCCAGCCTCCGTTCCCGATGAAAAAGAGGCTCAGGGCAGAGGCAAGATAGCCGTTCTTTCTGCCATACTTGGGCTCTTTGTCGGCATAACGCTCGCCTTTGTCTGCAATTTCTGGCAGACCGCTGAAGACGACCCTGAAACAAAAGAGAAAAAGGCCCACCTCCGCGCGCTGCTGGGACGCAAGAGCGCTTAGCGGCCTCTGCCTGGGATAATGTACTCCAGCGGATATCAAAAAATTTTGAACGCGTTTCTTTGGCTTGGCATGAGGAACAGAAGGGTCTTTGTTTTAGACCTCTTCTGCCTCGTCTTTGCCGTCTACGCCGGCTTTTCCCTGAGACTGTCGTACTTTATCGGGCGGCAGTACAGGGAAGACTTCATTCTAAGCGCTGTGCTTTTTGCCTTCATCGTGGCGCTTGCGCTCCTTGCCGGCGGCACCTACCGCGTCTTGTGGCCGCGCGCGAGCGTAGAGGAATACGCGCACTTCGCGCGCTGGTACGCTCTCGGAGTTCTCGTCTTTCTTCCTATAAGCTATTTCTTTGACTTTGTGAGAGTGCCGCGTTCGGCGTTCCTCTTCATGTCCATACTTGGAATATTTTTCCTCACCGTCACGCGCGCCGTCTGGCGCCTGGCGGCCGTCTCGCGCCCGCCGCATTCGGAGCACAGCGAACGCGCGCTCATAATAGGCGCAGGCGAGGCCGGCACGCTGCTTGCGCGGGACCTTATGCGCCACGGCTCCGAGATGCTCCCCATAGGCTTCATAGACGACAACCCGGAACTGCGCGGCATGGCCGTTGCGTCGCTCAAGGTGCTCGGCGGCAAAGCGGAACTTGCCGACATAATAAAGACCGAATACATAGACACGATATTGATAGCGATGCCATCCGCGACGGGCGAGCAGATAAAAGAATATCTGAAGGCGCTTGAAGGCGCTCAGGTTAAGATTCGCGTGCTTCCCAGCCTGCTGGACCTGGCGGACGGGCAGGTCAACGTAAGCCGCCTGCGCTCCGTCAACCTCGAAGACCTGCTGCGCCGCGAGCCGATACACCTCGACTGCGAAAATATCAGCGCCCTCATCAAGGGTAAGACTGTGCTTGTCACCGGTGCGGGCGGCTCCATAGGCTCTGAGATATGCCGTCAGGCGCTTTCATTCGCGCCGGAAAAGCTGCTTGTGCTTGGCCATGGAGAGCAGTCCATCTATCTGCTGCTTGAGTCGCTTGCGGATGCCGGCAACAAAATCCCCGTCATACCAATCATCGCGGACGTTGCGGACGAGGTAGCGCTTGGCGCCGTCTTTGACAGATACGAACCGTGCGTCGTCTTTCACGCGGCCGCCCACAAACACGTTCCGCTCATGGAATACAACCCGCGCGAAGCGCTGCGCGTCAACGGCATAGGCACATGGACGCTTGCTTCAATGGCCGGCAGACATTCCGTCGAGCGTTTCGTCATGATCTCCACCGACAAAGCGGTGCACCCGACAAGCGTCATGGGTGCCACAAAACGCGCGGCGGAGCGCCTCATCCTCGCAGTGCAGCAGCAATATCCCGATACCAAATACATGGCAGTGCGCTTTGGCAACGTCCTTGGCAGCCGCGGT is a genomic window of Cloacibacillus sp. containing:
- a CDS encoding Wzz/FepE/Etk N-terminal domain-containing protein; amino-acid sequence: MDEKQFQPPYYYNEEDDGISMLDILIILAERKKMIIAVTLIFLLGGLAYGFFFTKAKYMGEVQVMPVSSAIVNKGTYNVYVSGNIISGIATSNAALDAVIDKFGLLKRDDKNVTRKQARAKLKKDVKVKYDDKTGVISITADADSPQQAADMANYVYDITEKSLKELAMVAVVDNNTALLGEELSKIKAQGGFAGLDTKTDDGMARIVELYSTLTQYDDSKQLKNKTPVVLQLIAPASVPDEKEAQGRGKIAVLSAILGLFVGITLAFVCNFWQTAEDDPETKEKKAHLRALLGRKSA
- a CDS encoding nucleoside-diphosphate sugar epimerase/dehydratase, coding for MNAFLWLGMRNRRVFVLDLFCLVFAVYAGFSLRLSYFIGRQYREDFILSAVLFAFIVALALLAGGTYRVLWPRASVEEYAHFARWYALGVLVFLPISYFFDFVRVPRSAFLFMSILGIFFLTVTRAVWRLAAVSRPPHSEHSERALIIGAGEAGTLLARDLMRHGSEMLPIGFIDDNPELRGMAVASLKVLGGKAELADIIKTEYIDTILIAMPSATGEQIKEYLKALEGAQVKIRVLPSLLDLADGQVNVSRLRSVNLEDLLRREPIHLDCENISALIKGKTVLVTGAGGSIGSEICRQALSFAPEKLLVLGHGEQSIYLLLESLADAGNKIPVIPIIADVADEVALGAVFDRYEPCVVFHAAAHKHVPLMEYNPREALRVNGIGTWTLASMAGRHSVERFVMISTDKAVHPTSVMGATKRAAERLILAVQQQYPDTKYMAVRFGNVLGSRGSVVPKFERQIAAGGPVTVTDPEMKRYFMLIPEAVSLVLQAGAMGTGGELFVLDMGEPVKISEMAETLIRLHGYEPGRDIKIEYSGIRPGEKLYEELFYDQSHVETTGHKKIFKTKLTPEKESILPVVQNLVFKEPCAAPQKLKEEILALGCDAGANNG